TACTGTAGTTTTCATGATAATATTTTTAAAAATGATTGATAAAAAAATGATTGGTTTGCCCGGTTAAGGCGGTAAAATTTGCGGGAGCTATATCAGCTCGGTGTTTTCTGTGGGGGGCTTCTGCCTTTTTTTGTATTCATGGTACTACGGGTTAGAAAAATCAGTCGGCGGTAGCCTCCTGGCCTTTTGTTATCACCCGCGCCTTAATCAATACCCCATTTCTACAAGACTTTGTCAGAAAAAAATACGCTCTCCGAAGGAGAGGAAGATTTTTTTTTGCAAACCCGAAGGGTTCAGTCTTTTAGAAATGGGGTATTGTTCAGACCTTTGTATCTCAAAAGGTTGGGGGAAATTTTTCCCTGACTTAAGGCGCTTAACACGAGCTTAATTAACCGGGAAAAGAAAACAGGGCAATGGAAACACGCTATGTTGCAAGATCAATTTCGTTGCAAACTGTGAAGAGGAATAAGCATGATTGAAATTTGTGAAATGAAAAAAGGGGAAGGAGAATGAGCGGTAAATAAAAAAGCCTGACTGTTTCCAGTCAGGCCATAAATGGTAAGTGTTGCTTATTTGGAGTTCTTTTTGGCAGAAACTTCATTTCTAATGTTCTGTGCCAAAGATTTACTCTTTTGTAAAGCAATACGTAACCTGGTACCTGCGGTCTTATTGCCTTTTGTAAAGAAAGCGTTAGCATCCTTTTCTAAGGATAATACCAATTCTTTTAATACTTTGAAATTTTCCATGCTTGTAAATTTAAATGGATCAATAATTATAACAATTTCGTTTAATCAGATCGGCTCCAACTTTAACGGCCGATGCTCATCGCTTTATCCTGTTCCTTATTCTTAGATAGGTTTTTAGCTGTTAAATCTGCTTTAAGATTTACGGACTCTTTCAGGAACTGTTCCCGTTTTTCATACATACCTGATTCTGAGAAGAAGTTTAGATTATAAAACCTTGGTACAGGCTCAATAAAGACTTTGATGGCTTTACCTTCTTTTTCTACGGTCACCAAAACCCGGTTTCCTTGTTTCAAAGAATCTTCCAGCTCTTTCCGGTTTTCTGGTTTTTCAAGTTCTTTAATATTAAACTCATCGAGTTTTTTACCAAGATCAAAACCATAATTAGGATCTCGCCATGCAGAAAATTGATAGTGCCCATTTTTTTTCCCGGATTCCATATCAAATTTGATCCATGCTTTATACGTTTCACCCCGACTGGCATCAAGCATATCATCCCGATAAATCGTTCTTCCCTGAATTAAATTAGCAGATTGTTCTTTTGTGAAACCTTTGCCCCTGTCTAAACGGATAGTCTCGGTAATCGGCGGGGTACGAAAAGCGGTAGCGAATGTCCTATCAATAAAATTAATTTTACCTTTTTCCATACTGGCAAGTAACCCGCTTTTTTGAAAAGTTTCGCCCACGGATAATTTACTATTCACTTCTTGTTCTTTAAAAAGGGCTATAGCATCTGCCCGATCGCCTACCTTTTTGAATTGTTGCTTTCCATCCTTTTCCGGCAATGTCACAAAGAAACTCTTACCCTCCTCCAGCGGTTGACCTTTGTGAAAGGAAATATCATATTTATTCAAAAAATAATAATCGGACTGGCTAGATTGTTTAAAGGGAAGGTCAAAGGTCACATACCCTTTTTCGGTAATATGGATACCTTCCTTCAACTTAAATTCCGGTACACCAGTTTTCATTTTTTCTTCCATGTCAGAAACTAGCATTTCACTGAAACCTAACTTTCTTAACTCCTCTTTGAGGTTTTCCAAATTGTTTAAATTCATATCTTTTTATGTTAAAATTGATTTAACGGATCATCGCAAGGCTTTGCCTTGGTGAGATGTCCTGTAATTTGATGAGTAGCTTAAATTTGTTTTGAGCTTGTTTTTCTGGCTCTTTAATTTTCTCGACTATTGAAGTAAAGCTGATTGGTTTTTTATCCTGGTCGAAGAAATTCAAAGTTTTATGAGCAGGATCAGCATTCAGATAAAATTTACCTTTATCTGGAATTTCAAATGCTATTGTACTCCCCTGTTCTAAACCCTTGCGGATGCTTTCCTTGGTTAACCCAAAACAATTGAGTTTATCCGCATGCGCGATGATTTCTTTTTTCAGATCAAAATCATATAAAGGAGAATAGCTAATCAATTGACTTTCACCGTTAATTGTTTTCTCTTTAGTATCAACTTGAACCCAACGCTGACTTATAGTACCATCCGAGTTTTCATAGTCCTTATAAACAGGTCTGCCCTGCAATAAATTAACTGCTTCAATGACACTGATGTTATTTTCAATAGGTAGCTTGCAGGTGATGGATTCCCCATTTTCAGGTATCAAAGTTGCTGTAAAGCCATTGTAGTGATAACTACCAAATCTGTCTTTTTCTAAATGGATGTTAACCTTTAACTTACTATTGTCATTTAATTTGTTTAAGGATTCGACATCAATTTTAGGGCTTTCAAAATCTAGTTTGTTATCCAATTTACCCGTGAATGAACTGAGTTCGGCCTTTTTCAATTCCGCTTGTAATGACTCCAGATTTTCAGCACTATTTTTTTCGAACATTCTTAAGTGGCCTGGCTTATCAATTAATAAAGACTTGGCACGAATAAAGAGTCTAACGATTAAATTTGGGTATAGCTTTTTTTGAAGATTATGGGTCACGGTTTTAATGACCTTCAAAAACAACTTTTCTTTATCGGAAGGATTAACGCTTATTCGATATGCACCTTTTGTGAGAAAATCATACTTAAATCTTAGGGTGTCTTTATTGTCAGTTATTCCAGTGAGTTCAGCAAATGCTTTTTGGTGTTCTTCCCAATTTTTCCAGAGCTGCTCAGCCCGGTTGATCTGGCTGGCCATTTAACGTACTTTTAAATCGTTATTACGTAAAAGGATAGCTTTGCCTGCCTGGAGCTTTACCTTGACATTTCGCAATTTCTTACTCACCAAACCTTTTGCCGCTTCTATTCCAGCACCAGCGACTTGGGTAACGAGTGTTTGATCAAAACCAAAGCCCATCCCACGAATAGCATTATCAGTACCACTATTAAGTGCATCGCCAAACATCGCTTCGGGGGCATCAATACCAATCATCCCGTCTAAGCTATATACAGAAAGGTTTACTGGAATGATAGAAGTACCTAACCTGATCAGCTTGATATCAAGTAGTAATCGCTGGTTAACAATTTGGCAAGCCCCAAAAAGTGCATGACCTTTTGGGATCAACATACCGTTTATACGCATCGTATCTTGCAGGATGACTTTAACGGTAGCTCCTTGTACAGCTTTTTTATTGTCAGCAATTGTCGCTGGAATAGCTTTAAAAATACTGTCAGTAATAACAGGCTGATTTTTGTATTTCTGCTGAACACGCTCTGGATGCTGAATATCAAGTATATTTTGCATCAGTCCATTAAGCTGGGTCATTTCAGGATCTTCGGTTTTATTGTTCTGCATGGTCTTCATTAGGTTTTCCAACCGATCAACATCATTTTTAATCGATGATCCCTGTACACCTTGCTGAAATGAACTCGATTTGTAACCAGTTTCTACAGGCTTATTAATTTCTTTGTTCAATGCTTCGAGTTTTGCATTAATTTCTTTAGTCTGCGGCTGGGTTGATTCAGCAGTAAATCCCAAGCGTCCTGCAACATCCTGAATACTACCAGATTTATTATGACCAGAAGAATCGTTATCAGCCAAGTCGTAGAAGCCTAATTTGTCCTTGGGTTCGTCCTTGTTAATATTTGCATCAGGTAAATTGGTATTCATTCCAGCTTTAACATTTTGCTGGTTAAGGCCGGTAGCACTTTTACCACCGCCTAAGTAGGAAAATGTAAAAGCAAGTAAAGGGATAATCAAAACCGGGAGAAATAGTAATATTTTTCCTGTGGTCATTCGTTTTTTAGTTTCCATATAGTCTATTTATGGTTAAGAATTTATTAATGAAAAGCACTAACAATAAGGTAAAGGCAGTATGAACCGAAGGTTGCTATGAATATGATTAAAGCAAATAACAGGGTCTTACTATTTAACATACTGGTTTTGCTGTTTAAAAAATCAGCCCATTGTCGCTGTTTACCAATTACCTTGATAGAAATTTGTTCACTGAGTAGCTTCTGTTGTACAGGCCGTTTAGTTCTTTTAAAAAATTTCATAATTTAAAATTTAGGGGGTAAGTCCCTGTTTTCCAGAATCTCCCAATTTCGGATTAGAAATCCGTGTGGATTATCATCTGTCTGATTTTTGATATCGTCAATAAAACCTTGGGTTACTAGCTTACGAAGCGTCGTGCCGCTAGACCTCCTTAACTTTTGGGTAGCATAACAAGTAAATTGATAGGGATATACGTTTACATCCAATTTGATGCTATCCGGTGTAATTTCCTGGCTAATGTTAGCAGAAATGAGATTATTATAATAACCAGATTCCCGCAAATTGTCATACTGCTTTTTAGCTGATTCATCGGCTAGGTAAAGGGATTTATTGATCGATGCCCGAATTGCTTTATCGTCGGGACTTAGATCAAAAAAATAATGATGAAATGTCTTGACGTGATCCCGCAGCTCTACTGGTAGATTGCTCTTTCTATCTGAAGCTACTGCTTCGAGTACTTTACCATTATACAATACAAATATCTTTTGATATGCTTTATCAATAATTCGGTTATTGTTATAGATGGTAAAGCAGATAGTAATTGCATTTGCAATTATTAAAAAGATGCTGAATCTTTTGATGTGTTTGAAAGCAGTGTCGATATTCCTGAATTGGCTGAACATAATTTGGATTTAGTTATTTGCCTGAAAGTTTGTCTTTAAAGTAATCCTGCCCTGATGCTTCGGCCATTCCATTAGCAAGATTTCTCCTTGCATCGTCAAAACGGTCAACGATCATTCCTGCTCCTGCACTGGCTCCCGCTAAACTTCTTGCACCGACACTCTGCCCCATATTTATAGAGGTACCAGCCATGGAATTAACTTTTGTTAAAATTGAATTTCCACCTCCTGCATGTATAATAAAGTTGGCTACAGTTGGAACACATAGATATCCGGCAATCCCAATGATCAAAAAGACCAGGTATGCTGTATCCGCACTACTAAATGAAGTATCTCCAGATTTTTGTACCTCAGCAATATCCAGCTTGATCATATTTTGCTGTATTTTACCTAAGATTGCCCCAAAGATGTTAGCTATAGGAAGCCATAAGAAAATATTAATGTATCTGGCGATCCAAACAGATAACGTATGGTTGAGGCCGTCAAAAACTGAAAACCCCAATACAAACGGGCCAAGAATGGCAAGAACAATGAGCATAAAAGTTCGGATAGTGTTGAGGCAAAGCGAGGCAGCATAATAAACCACTTGTAAAACCTCACTTAAAAAAGTCTTAAATCCTTGTCGCATTTTGTAATCTTGCTTATCAAGCCAAAACCGCATATTATTCCCAATAGAAGCTAACCATCCCTCTTTGTCGCCCTTCTTGTCATCGGGATGGGTATACTTGTACCATTCTTTCCGATCTCCAAATCCATCCTCGCCTACTAGGAACTTCCATTTATCGGTTTTTTTCAATTCGAGTTCTTTTCGCTTTAAGAGAGCTTTTATAGTAACATCGCTCTTTTCTACCATAGAAGCTGTGGCTGAGATTGTAGGATTAAGTATCCCATTCATTACACCGAGAACAGACGGATAAAGAAGAATAGCAAGACCAAGAGCGAAAGGACGCATTAAAGGATAAAAGTCTATTGCCTCGGCGTTCGCAATGTTGCGCCACACACGATTACCAATATAAAAGATGGCACCAAATCCAGCTATTCCTCTAGCCATAGAGGTAAGATCAGAACATAGTGGGATCATTTCATAATAAACCCCATCTAAGACTTTTTGTAAACCGCCTACATATTCACCTACTCCCTGAGCCATTGAGCTAAAAGGCAATAAAAGTGATACGATCACAACGGTAAATACTATTGTGTTTTTCATAATGTTAGGTTTAAGGGTATAAATCCAGAGTCCCGGCAATGTCTTTTCTTTGAGATTCGCGCTGAAGCGAAAGTGAAAGTGCCTGGTTATTGAAATTTCGCAAGAAAATGAGCTTATCTTCTGTATCTAAAAATATTTTATCGATTGCTCGCAGACGTTCATCATCACTCATTCTTAATTTTGAAGAGGTAATGATCATTGTCAGTTGATCAAGGTTTTCCATACTCTGATCAAATAGTTGCTTGTAAACCCTACCTAAATACTCAATTTCTAAGGGGTTGAAATTATTGGTGCTTTTGAACTGCCTGAAAGCATTCTTATATTCTGAAAGGATACGCTTTTGATAGGTTATAATATCGACTACTCTACGGTATTTTTTCACTTCGGGGCTTACCAGCATCAGTCCGTCAAGAAAAACCTCGTGTAAAGAGAAGTTGCCCTGAGAAATATTTCTAATGGCATTATAACCACCTGAAACAATAGAATATCCCTTTTTCATATCACTGAGGATATTTTTTAGCTGGCTTAATTTCTCTACGTTCAAAAGGAGCTGTTGTACTTCGGTAGATTGTGCACGGCTTTGTGATCCGATCAGGCAAAAGATCAGCAAAAGCAATATTTTGAGATTGGATTTAATTAATTTCATAATTCCTCCTAAGCTGATTGATCCATAATTGTTGTTGCTCTGATTGTCTTAAAAGGGTGTTTACCTGTCCAATAAAATCCATTGTAAAGGCATATTTGTCGATCATAGAATCATATAATTTATCCAGCCGCTTTAATCTTTCTTCATCCCTCATTTTTATCTTACCGGAAGTAATAATTAAAAGCAATTCCTCCAGATCATTTCCACAATCCAAAATAACCTGAGATTGAACATCCCCAACATAAGATTGATTAGGCAGAGAGAGCAGATCATTATATTTTACCGACGCAAAGGCTTTGCTGATACGGATTTGATAGTCAATAATTTCAATGACTTTATAATTTTTACGAACCGCAGGGCTTACCAATTTAAGAGAGTTAATGAAACCCGAATGCAGATTAAACTCACCGCTGGTAATGTCCCTGACCGTCTGGAGTCCCGAACTCGCAATATCATATCCTTTTTTAGCGTAGCCTATATAAACTTGTAATGCGGCTATCTGTTCCAGTAGATATCTCTTTTGTGTCTTTTTCTGGTTAAAAAACTCACCAAAGGTCTGGCCTTGGCTTAATTGTACAGTAATCAGCATGATCAGGGCAACTGAAACTGAGATTTTCCAGAGATTATTTTTCAATTCCATATATTTCTTTTAATTGAGCGGTTTCGTCCAACGAGGTAGCCCGCTGAATACTTAAGGTTATATTTCCAGTATTAAACTGTTTGAGGTCATTGTAATTATCGTCCATCTGATCGGCAGCTCTATTAATGACTTCGAGTCTTTCAGCATCAGACATTTGTGTTTTGAATGAGCTGATTACCATCAATATTTGATCTAGGTTTTTGATACTTTCATCCAGTATGCCGGAATACACCTTTTCCATGTGATTTAATTCCTCAGCATTAAAATGTTTATCCTGTCGGAATAGGTTCCACGCCCACTTATACTCGTCCACAATCGCAACCTGTTTTTGAGTGAGGTCTTTGATTCTTTTGTAATAAGCGATAGAAGATTTAATCTTCCAAAGCTCATCGTAATACTCACTGTAAAGGTTTTTCTGTTTTGTCGTCCAGTCAGCGATCTCAGTTAGTTTTAATTTGGAAAGTTGATTTTCTAACACCTTTTGGGCATTTTGAAGCCAAATAGTTTGATTCTGCAAGCGCTGAATTTTAAGATCAACTGCTTTAATTACTTTTTTTACTCCAGCCTTAATCACTTCAACAACCGCTATTTGAGCATCTGCATTTTGCGGCAAAGCAACAAATAATGTCA
The sequence above is drawn from the Pedobacter cryoconitis genome and encodes:
- a CDS encoding TerB family tellurite resistance protein, with the protein product MKLIKSNLKILLLLIFCLIGSQSRAQSTEVQQLLLNVEKLSQLKNILSDMKKGYSIVSGGYNAIRNISQGNFSLHEVFLDGLMLVSPEVKKYRRVVDIITYQKRILSEYKNAFRQFKSTNNFNPLEIEYLGRVYKQLFDQSMENLDQLTMIITSSKLRMSDDERLRAIDKIFLDTEDKLIFLRNFNNQALSLSLQRESQRKDIAGTLDLYP
- a CDS encoding histone H1; this encodes MENFKVLKELVLSLEKDANAFFTKGNKTAGTRLRIALQKSKSLAQNIRNEVSAKKNSK
- the traJ gene encoding conjugative transposon protein TraJ gives rise to the protein MKNTIVFTVVIVSLLLPFSSMAQGVGEYVGGLQKVLDGVYYEMIPLCSDLTSMARGIAGFGAIFYIGNRVWRNIANAEAIDFYPLMRPFALGLAILLYPSVLGVMNGILNPTISATASMVEKSDVTIKALLKRKELELKKTDKWKFLVGEDGFGDRKEWYKYTHPDDKKGDKEGWLASIGNNMRFWLDKQDYKMRQGFKTFLSEVLQVVYYAASLCLNTIRTFMLIVLAILGPFVLGFSVFDGLNHTLSVWIARYINIFLWLPIANIFGAILGKIQQNMIKLDIAEVQKSGDTSFSSADTAYLVFLIIGIAGYLCVPTVANFIIHAGGGNSILTKVNSMAGTSINMGQSVGARSLAGASAGAGMIVDRFDDARRNLANGMAEASGQDYFKDKLSGK
- the traK gene encoding conjugative transposon protein TraK codes for the protein MFSQFRNIDTAFKHIKRFSIFLIIANAITICFTIYNNNRIIDKAYQKIFVLYNGKVLEAVASDRKSNLPVELRDHVKTFHHYFFDLSPDDKAIRASINKSLYLADESAKKQYDNLRESGYYNNLISANISQEITPDSIKLDVNVYPYQFTCYATQKLRRSSGTTLRKLVTQGFIDDIKNQTDDNPHGFLIRNWEILENRDLPPKF
- the traM gene encoding conjugative transposon protein TraM; the encoded protein is METKKRMTTGKILLFLPVLIIPLLAFTFSYLGGGKSATGLNQQNVKAGMNTNLPDANINKDEPKDKLGFYDLADNDSSGHNKSGSIQDVAGRLGFTAESTQPQTKEINAKLEALNKEINKPVETGYKSSSFQQGVQGSSIKNDVDRLENLMKTMQNNKTEDPEMTQLNGLMQNILDIQHPERVQQKYKNQPVITDSIFKAIPATIADNKKAVQGATVKVILQDTMRINGMLIPKGHALFGACQIVNQRLLLDIKLIRLGTSIIPVNLSVYSLDGMIGIDAPEAMFGDALNSGTDNAIRGMGFGFDQTLVTQVAGAGIEAAKGLVSKKLRNVKVKLQAGKAILLRNNDLKVR